A genomic segment from Triplophysa dalaica isolate WHDGS20190420 chromosome 22, ASM1584641v1, whole genome shotgun sequence encodes:
- the LOC130411678 gene encoding lysozyme C-like codes for MKVFLFLLVILAAHAKVFERCELARALNARGMSGYVASLGDWVCLTRWESSYNTAATNHNTDGSTDYGIFQINSRYWCHDDHTPGRTSNGCDINCSQLLSNDISLSINCAKIIARQQGISAWYGWKNHCKNQDVSRYIAGCGL; via the exons ATGAAGgtttttttgtttcttctgGTCATTTTGGCCGCACATGCCAAGGTATTTGAGAGATGTGAACTAGCGAGAGCTCTAAATGCTCGTGGCATGAGTGGCTATGTTGCCAGTCTGGGTGATT GGGTTTGTCTAACACGATGGGAGTCAAGCTACAATACTGCAGCCACAAATCATAACACAGATGGCTCAACAGACTACGGGATTTTCCAGATCAACAGTCGCTACTGGTGTCATGATGATCACACCCCTGGCCGTACCAGCAATGGCTGTGACATCAACTGCTCAC AGCTGCTGAGCAATGACATTTCTTTGTCTATTAACTGTGCCAAGATCATAGCGAGACAGCAAGGCATTTCTGCATG GTACGGCTGGAAGAACCACTGCAAGAACCAAGATGTGAGCCGATATATCGCAGGATGTGGACTTTAA
- the macir gene encoding macrophage immunometabolism regulator isoform X1: MNSQVMSLKMEMDVSGVSRTPVSILPAADVKTTLKPEADKPRCSSTPCSPIKSTVSGYQILHINSNYMVGFTTGEELLKLANKWSSPEKSHTEDSSSPVKKPVDLGLHRTSRIYKTKSRYYQPYDIPAINGRRRRRMPSSGESCLKSMVAGESSNALRGPLPVCLLKSKRMHSKSLDYLNLDKMSLREPADTEVLQYQLQHLTLRGERMFTRNKT; the protein is encoded by the exons ATGAACAG CCAGGTCATGTCATTAAAGATGGAGATGGATGTCAGTGGAGTGTCCAGGACACCCGTATCCATTCTACCTGCTGCTGACGTCAAAACCACCTTAAAACCTGAGGCCGACAAGCCCCGCTGCTCCAGCACTCCCTGCTCCCCCATTAAAAGTACTGTCTCAGGATACCAAATCCTTCACATCAATTCAAATTATATGGTGGGTTTCACTACTGGTGAGGAGCTTCTTAAATTAGCCAACAAGTGGTCCAGTCCAGAGAAAAGCCACACAGAGGACTCGTCCAGCCCCGTGAAAAAGCCTGTGGATTTAGGTCTCCACAGGACCTCTCGGATTTACAAAACCAAAAGCCGCTACTACCAACCGTATGACATCCCAGCAATCAACGGGCGCAGGAGACGACGCATGCCGAGTTCGGGTGAAAGTTGCTTGAAATCCATGGTGGCAGGGGAGTCCAGCAATGCTTTACGTGGTCCCCTTCCAGTCTGCCTTTTGAAGAGCAAGCGGATGCATTCAAAGTCTCTGGACTACCTCAACCTGGACAAGATGAGTCTCAGGGAGCCAGCGGACACGGAGGTGCTGCAGTACCAGCTTCAGCATCTCACCCTGAGGGGCGAGCGCATGTTCACTCGCAATAAGACATGA
- the macir gene encoding macrophage immunometabolism regulator isoform X2: protein MSLKMEMDVSGVSRTPVSILPAADVKTTLKPEADKPRCSSTPCSPIKSTVSGYQILHINSNYMVGFTTGEELLKLANKWSSPEKSHTEDSSSPVKKPVDLGLHRTSRIYKTKSRYYQPYDIPAINGRRRRRMPSSGESCLKSMVAGESSNALRGPLPVCLLKSKRMHSKSLDYLNLDKMSLREPADTEVLQYQLQHLTLRGERMFTRNKT, encoded by the coding sequence ATGTCATTAAAGATGGAGATGGATGTCAGTGGAGTGTCCAGGACACCCGTATCCATTCTACCTGCTGCTGACGTCAAAACCACCTTAAAACCTGAGGCCGACAAGCCCCGCTGCTCCAGCACTCCCTGCTCCCCCATTAAAAGTACTGTCTCAGGATACCAAATCCTTCACATCAATTCAAATTATATGGTGGGTTTCACTACTGGTGAGGAGCTTCTTAAATTAGCCAACAAGTGGTCCAGTCCAGAGAAAAGCCACACAGAGGACTCGTCCAGCCCCGTGAAAAAGCCTGTGGATTTAGGTCTCCACAGGACCTCTCGGATTTACAAAACCAAAAGCCGCTACTACCAACCGTATGACATCCCAGCAATCAACGGGCGCAGGAGACGACGCATGCCGAGTTCGGGTGAAAGTTGCTTGAAATCCATGGTGGCAGGGGAGTCCAGCAATGCTTTACGTGGTCCCCTTCCAGTCTGCCTTTTGAAGAGCAAGCGGATGCATTCAAAGTCTCTGGACTACCTCAACCTGGACAAGATGAGTCTCAGGGAGCCAGCGGACACGGAGGTGCTGCAGTACCAGCTTCAGCATCTCACCCTGAGGGGCGAGCGCATGTTCACTCGCAATAAGACATGA